GGAACGAACGCCGCCACCGTTATGAGCGCCGAGAAGAACACCGCGCGATCAACCTGCAAGGCACTGACGAAAATCATGCGCAGGCGTTCGGGCACGCGGAATCCAAGCATCTTCGCGTCACGGCTCATCAGCAGGCGCGTCTGCTCTGCGGCCGGCATCTGGAAGTTGCGGAAGATGTTCTCCACCAGGATGACGGATGAATCCACGATGATCCCGAAGTCCACCGCCCCGACCGAGAGCAGGTTGGCGGACTCCCCCGTCAGCAGCAGGATCAGTATGCTGAAGAACAGCGCAAACGGAAT
This window of the Desulfopila inferna genome carries:
- a CDS encoding efflux RND transporter permease subunit; protein product: LPAGVKVERYYDRSELVSVTTHTVMHALLFGCLLVFFIQWIFLGDLRSAIIVSANIPFALFFSILILLLTGESANLLSVGAVDFGIIVDSSVILVENIFRNFQMPAAEQTRLLMSRDAKMLGFRVPERLRMIFVSALQVDRAVFFSALITVAAFVP